Part of the Candidatus Auribacterota bacterium genome, TGGCCAGATAGTAGACAAATCGTGGGTCGGCCTTTTGGGGCCTAGCTCTCAGAACAGCAAAGCCTGTCGAAACGACAAGATTTTCTGGCGCTTCACGCAGGAAGGCGTACGCCCGATTGCCGGGTCGTACGGTGGAAAGGATGCTATCGTGTGCCCGCACGATTCGCTTCGCTCTGCTGGGAGCGCTCGACAGTGGAAGCGAACTTGCCTCACCAACCACACCTTGCCCGACGTTTGAGATGTCGAGGTATGCAATTTGCGAATGTGGATAGCCAGAATTAATCTGCTCTGGATTGAACAGTGCAAGGGAATCGAGGCGATCCGTGCTCCACCCAGAGGGTAGCTCGTCCTGCGAGATGCCAAAGTGTGAGATATTAAAGGCCATACTCCAACTCCTTCAGATTAACCCTGGTCTCACCGCCCAGCTCCGACCCTCTTGACCTGCTATCTATGGATACCGCTACCAATTGTGTGGACGCTGTCCGCACTTTCTTCTCGGGCTTTACGAACACCGTAATCTGATCTGTGCAAGAGGCTCTTGCATAATTGCCCAATCTATGATGAGGCCAAGACGCAATAGGGAGCTGGAAAGTCCGGATCTCCCAAAAGGCAAATTGATTCTCACTGTACCGCTTTCCAATAGCCGCCTTTGTCAGGGCCAATTCTCTTAAGCAAACCCGTGCCCTTCAGGTTGTGCAAATGTTTTTTGACGGCGCGCGGACTTATATCAAGTTTATCAGCCATTTCATCAATGGTGATCTCCGGTTTGGCGGCTATAAGCGATATTATTTTCTGGGAAGTTTTCTGTGAACCTTTCTGGGTACTTTCCCAGGAACCTCCCGCCCCAAGAGTTCCCATACCTACACCCCCCGGTCTATAAAACACGGTGCGGAAATAGCCGTCGGCATCAAAAGTGGGCTCTTTCAAACCCGATTCTGAGAGGGCTTCTCTCATTCGCTTGATACCCATGCCGACGCGCTCAACTATTTCATTAAGAATTCTTGATTCCAAACCAGTGAGAACCACTGGGGGGGTCGCTATCTTCTTCTGCCTCCGCCGCGCCTACATAGCGCCCTGGCGTCAGCACATAGCCATGTTTTTTAATCTCATCCAGCTTTGCGCTTTTGCAGAAGCCGGGCATATCTTTATATTCACCCCCACCCTGTCCCTCCCCCGTCAAGGGGGAGGAGACTTTAGAGGAATTGCCGCGCCAGGCGTGGTAGGTGTCGGCGATATGGTGGATATCATCATCAGTCAGCTCGCGGTGGACACGATCGATCATAGTGCCCAGTTTCCTGGCGTCGATGAACAACGTCTCGCCGCGCCGGTTGCGGAAACTGCTGTTCTTTTTATCACGGGTGGTAAACCACAGACAAACCGGGATCTGCGTGGAGTAAAACAACTGTCCCGGCATGGCGACCATGCAGTCCACCAGATCAGCCTCAATGATTGCCTTGCGGATCTCGCCTTCGCCTGATTGATTGGACGACATTGAGCCATTGGCAAGCACAAAGCCAGCTGTGCCAGTCGGCGCAAGATGATGAATAAAATGTTGTACCCATGCATAATTGGCGTTGCCGGCGGGAGGGATGCCGTATTTCCAGCGCTTGTC contains:
- a CDS encoding HTH domain-containing protein — translated: MREALSESGLKEPTFDADGYFRTVFYRPGGVGMGTLGAGGSWESTQKGSQKTSQKIISLIAAKPEITIDEMADKLDISPRAVKKHLHNLKGTGLLKRIGPDKGGYWKAVQ